One genomic segment of Amycolatopsis sp. WQ 127309 includes these proteins:
- a CDS encoding MarR family winged helix-turn-helix transcriptional regulator, which translates to MTSWHVDAPGVGNAVMERLQEVGALTRVIEKRLSGALGVNPTDLAAMEHLAGEGPLTAKELADRLRVSTAASTHIVDRLEQAGHITRRPHATDRRKVLIEPVPESTTRIFGHLHPLLSGVEDLVGALSPGERDVVENFLAGVVRIYTGTADSLGSTA; encoded by the coding sequence ATGACTTCCTGGCACGTCGACGCCCCGGGCGTGGGCAACGCGGTGATGGAGCGCCTCCAAGAGGTGGGCGCGCTGACACGCGTCATCGAGAAACGGCTCAGCGGCGCCCTGGGCGTCAACCCCACGGACCTCGCGGCGATGGAGCACCTCGCCGGCGAAGGCCCCTTGACCGCGAAGGAGCTCGCGGACCGGCTGCGGGTCTCGACCGCGGCGAGCACACACATCGTGGACCGGCTCGAGCAGGCCGGGCACATCACCCGCCGCCCGCACGCCACCGACCGCCGCAAGGTGCTCATCGAGCCCGTGCCGGAGTCGACGACGCGGATCTTCGGGCACCTGCACCCGCTGCTCAGCGGCGTCGAGGACCTCGTCGGGGCGCTGAGCCCCGGCGAACGGGACGTCGTCGAGAACTTCCTGGCCGGTGTCGTCCGGATCTACACCGGGAC
- a CDS encoding iron-containing redox enzyme family protein, producing the protein MRLPATRGPVSEEVVRLLRGATPAEDLDHGPAQPAVHDEDLQLSLWICYELGYRGFDDLEPDQDGGLALHALRKDLESRWLTGLTELVEPVATDPAGVPRALARLVAADDGPPLAKFLQRKASAAQFGEFVAHRSVYHLKEADPHSWAIPRLSGRAKAALVEIQADEYGGGRVERMHSELFRTTMRSLGLDDTYGHFVDDVPAVTLAVSNLMSLFGMNRRWLGAALGHLAAFEMTSSLPNRRYGNGLRRLGGDPVATRFFDEHVEADAVHEQIAAHDLCGSYVAEHPEAAGDVLFGAACALAVEAEFGARLLERWAAGSPSLRTRALSGAA; encoded by the coding sequence ATGCGCCTGCCCGCCACCCGGGGGCCCGTCAGCGAGGAGGTCGTCCGCCTCCTGCGCGGCGCGACCCCGGCCGAGGACCTCGACCACGGGCCCGCCCAGCCGGCCGTGCACGACGAGGACCTGCAGCTGTCCCTGTGGATCTGTTACGAGCTCGGCTACCGCGGCTTCGACGACCTCGAACCGGACCAGGACGGCGGGCTCGCGCTCCACGCCCTCCGGAAAGACCTCGAAAGTCGGTGGCTCACCGGGCTGACCGAGCTCGTCGAGCCGGTCGCCACCGACCCGGCCGGCGTCCCGCGCGCGCTGGCCCGGCTGGTCGCCGCCGACGACGGTCCGCCGCTGGCGAAGTTCTTGCAGCGCAAGGCCTCCGCCGCGCAGTTCGGCGAGTTCGTCGCGCACCGGTCGGTGTACCACCTCAAGGAGGCCGACCCGCACAGCTGGGCCATCCCGCGCCTCAGCGGGCGGGCGAAGGCCGCGCTGGTCGAGATCCAGGCCGACGAGTACGGCGGCGGGCGCGTGGAACGCATGCATTCGGAGCTGTTCCGCACGACCATGCGGTCACTGGGACTGGACGACACCTACGGCCACTTCGTCGACGACGTGCCGGCCGTCACGCTGGCGGTGAGCAACCTGATGTCCCTGTTCGGGATGAACCGGCGCTGGCTCGGCGCCGCGCTCGGGCACCTCGCGGCGTTCGAGATGACGTCGTCGCTGCCGAACCGCCGCTACGGCAACGGGTTGCGCCGCCTCGGCGGTGACCCGGTGGCGACCCGCTTCTTCGACGAGCACGTCGAGGCCGACGCGGTGCACGAGCAGATCGCGGCCCACGACCTGTGCGGCAGCTACGTCGCGGAGCACCCGGAGGCCGCCGGGGACGTCCTGTTCGGGGCCGCGTGCGCGCTGGCGGTGGAGGCCGAGTTCGGGGCGCGGCTGCTGGAGCGCTGGGCGGCCGGGTCACCGAGCCTGCGCACCCGCGCGCTCTCCGGTGCGGCGTGA
- a CDS encoding CDGSH iron-sulfur domain-containing protein codes for MEHQPAPATITPYEDGPLLVRGDVEIRSQDGEVLRPGGTVVALCRCGRSAVKPFCDGTHKVPSRGK; via the coding sequence ATGGAACACCAACCCGCCCCGGCGACCATCACGCCCTACGAAGACGGGCCGCTGCTGGTCCGCGGCGACGTCGAAATCCGGTCTCAGGACGGCGAAGTCCTGCGCCCCGGCGGCACCGTCGTCGCCCTGTGCCGGTGCGGCCGCTCGGCCGTGAAACCGTTCTGCGACGGGACGCACAAGGTGCCCAGCCGCGGAAAGTGA